The Huiozyma naganishii CBS 8797 chromosome 1, complete genome genome window below encodes:
- the SMD3 gene encoding mRNA splicing protein SMD3 (similar to Saccharomyces cerevisiae SMD3 (YLR147C); ancestral locus Anc_8.358), whose translation MSIPIKLLQEAQGHIVDLELHTGETYRGRLIGSEDNMNVQLGDVTVTKVDGSRTTMEHVFVRGSQVRFFTLPDMLRNAPLFKKAENQSRAPPPVRGPKRR comes from the coding sequence ATGTCAATACCAATTAAGTTGCTGCAAGAGGCACAGGGCCATATTGTCGACTTGGAACTGCATACGGGCGAGACTTACCGGGGCCGGCTCATTGGGAGCGAGGATAACATGAATGTCCAGCTGGGGGATGTCACAGTCACGAAAGTCGACGGCTCGCGGACCACGATGGAACATGTGTTCGTGAGAGGTTCGCAGGTCCGTTTCTTCACACTCCCGGACATGCTGAGGAACGCTCcgctgttcaagaaggcGGAGAACCAGTCGAGGGCTCCGCCTCCAGTGAGAGGGCCCAAAAGAAGGTGA
- the KNAG0A02820 gene encoding uncharacterized protein (similar to Saccharomyces cerevisiae YLR146W-A; ancestral locus Anc_8.356), producing the protein MDGAGQERSLRELLEEVRTLQTAMNKTLTALSTTNTQIRSDIEEFNELYENTTVSRTTR; encoded by the coding sequence ATGGACGGTGCTGGGCAGGAACGTTCCCTGAGAGAGTTGCTAGAGGAGGTGCGGACGTTGCAGACCGCGATGAACAAGACACTCACCGCTCTTTCGACCACGAACACGCAGATTCGGTCCGATATCGAGGAGTTCAACGAATTGTACGAGAACACGACGGTCAGTCGCACCACAAGGTAG
- the SPE4 gene encoding spermine synthase (similar to Saccharomyces cerevisiae SPE4 (YLR146C); ancestral locus Anc_8.354), whose translation MTHQEPLLQHASVVDGWFREVNDVGFPGQAFALRVKRILYTGRSAFQDILVFESTDFGNVLVLDGIIQCTERDEFAYQEMIAHVPLYCHETPRRVLVIGGGDGGVVREVLKHFCVEHVTLVEIDETVIELSKKFLPGMSVALNGGDDRFELKLCDGFQYLRDTPAGTFDVIITDSSDPEGPAEAFFQSEYFKLLHQALAPEGIVIAQASENVWLNLNYLGRLMETARGVVPXTLITDYTIGPSYHRSGQLGLVVCSKDSSLQLTDPARVPTEQEQTKLKYYNRAIHGASFVLPTWARAPLEGSKQLESCL comes from the coding sequence ATGACCCATCAGGAACCTCTACTACAACACGCTAGTGTTGTCGATGGCTGGTTCAGAGAGGTCAATGACGTCGGGTTCCCCGGGCAAGCCTTCGCTCTACGGGTCAAACGGATTCTTTACACTGGACGCAGCGCGTTCCAGGATATCCTTGTGTTCGAGTCCACGGACTTTGGCAACGTGCTTGTCCTCGACGGAATCATCCAATGCACGGAACGGGACGAGTTTGCTTACCAGGAGATGATTGCCCATGTACCTCTGTATTGCCACGAAACCCCACGGAGAGTGCTTGTCATTGGCGGCGGAGACGGCGGTGTCGTTAGAGAGGTCCTCAAACACTTCTGTGTGGAGCATGTCACACTTGTCGAGATTGACGAGACGGTGATCGAGttgtccaagaagtttcttcCTGGGATGAGCGTTGCCCTCAATGGGGGGGACGACCGGTTCGAATTGAAACTGTGCGACGGGTTCCAGTACCTGAGAGACACACCCGCGGGCACGTTCGACGTCATCATCACGGATTCTTCGGACCCTGAGGGCCCCGCGGAGGCGTTCTTCCAATCGGAGTACTTCAAATTGCTTCATCAGGCGCTCGCACCGGAGGGCATCGTCATTGCTCAGGCCTCAGAGAACGTTTGGTTGAACCTCAATTACCTCGGCCGGCTGATGGAAACGGCCCGTGGAGTCGTTCCCCNAACGTTAATTACTGACTACACAATCGGTCCCAGTTACCACCGNTCGGGCCAGCTCGGTCTTGTCGTGTGCAGTAAAGACAGCTCGTTACAGCTCACAGACCCTGCAAGAGTACCAACTGAGCAGGAGCAAACCAAGCTGAAATACTACAACAGGGCCATACATGGAGCATCATTCGTGCTCCCTACTTGGGCCAGAGCACCTCTCGAGGGCTCGAAGCAGCTGGAATCCTGCCTATAA
- the RMP1 gene encoding Rmp1p (similar to Saccharomyces cerevisiae RMP1 (YLR145W); ancestral locus Anc_8.353), with the protein MSMWRFAQRKRPRTPMAVSRDVLASLQQEYRLIQLVYHRNRNQHQSARWWNRFNMLKRNCDAVLRELMRGDPHVVRMYRLLGSLRKQLPQTYYAFNGVIALNQFVTLGVVLVGLLSRVFALYNQITDEFTEQFKALACKRRVTSSQIQPVTPSQPTTEELGVELNLLMTEVTSSRTPPSPTVPATKSRETKTKKRKPKKKKSAIDSIFG; encoded by the coding sequence ATGAGCATGTGGAGATTTGCCCAACGCAAACGCCCGCGCACCCCAATGGCCGTATCTCGAGACGTGCTGGCGTCATTGCAGCAGGAGTATCGACTGATACAGCTGGTCTACCACCGGAACCGGAACCAGCACCAGAGTGCGCGATGGTGGAACCGTTTCAATatgttgaagaggaactgCGATGCTGTTCTTCGCGAACTCATGCGAGGTGACCCCCATGTGGTGCGCATGTACCGGCTTTTGGGGTCTCTCAGAAAGCAGTTACCGCAGACGTATTACGCTTTCAACGGCGTCATTGCTTTGAACCAGTTTGTCACTCTGGGTGTCGTTCTAGTAGGGCTTCTCAGCAGAGTGTTTGCTCTTTACAACCAGATCACGGACGAGTTCACCGAACAGTTTAAGGCCCTTGCGTGTAAACGTAGGGTTACATCGTCGCAGATACAACCCGTAACCCCCTCGCAGCCGACCACTGAAGAGCTTGGTGTCGAGTTGAATTTACTTATGACAGAAGTCACCTCCTCTAGAACGCCGCCGTCGCCGACTGTACCGGCCACAAAGAGTCGAGAGACtaagacgaagaagaggaagccaaagaagaagaaatctGCCATAGACAGTATATTCGGGTGA
- the ACF2 gene encoding endo-1,3(4)-beta-glucanase (similar to Saccharomyces cerevisiae ACF2 (YLR144C); ancestral locus Anc_8.352): MGERRGQDNGPTQGDLTMEVYDRPPPYSATDFEKNSPPVPPRGAPEVPPRTHETSPPVPHRNYNVESSSGKTSLPTADPTMFFTGRSHLVPLPANVSRPTQTNKFYGNMLLGTQRQPVWTHPYSLWYTGDGLAFTHIREEQKVLGGPDVIPQYYFSPVGIRSFILGAMESSELNLQVGKTTHMSCEVTLSNGGPGYIRVPLVQGSGFITGIYNNFTPKLSTAVGFRQFNAVNWTNDLGIKKYQVILEDAVTWTIYLQSTEPTVDLIFSDANTIVANQAPANCTLQVVASTSGNIDQAAGCYPVGCNVTTNAVSSDSASYSLSYTTEGHSQSGKTLMYAMPHHLDYLDSTFVDSFSVNFPLVSTVCGTMEGFITNEFSMQQLPLVSKLSFEPFTTIPGLDQPNYKPDVLAKILAAARSEIASANVPEESNLDSMYFSGKALAKYAWMLYCCHFILGDESLTQQLLNSLKEAMNRFVTNQQKLPLIYDTTWKGIISSGDSSQDFGNSYYNDHHFHYSYHVIAAAIIVKVELSLNNNDSPWLAQNKDWVEFLIRDYANASADDPFFPQFRSFDWFNGHSWAKGLFESGDGKDEESSSEDVNASYALKLWGEVTKNSDLEFLGSIQLSILASSLNHYFLYSDGNTTLPKSFIPNKVSGILFENKIDHTTYFGNELQYIQMIHAIPITPASSFIRTPKFVREEWEEKLAPILNNVNDGWKGVMMLNMALFDPAGSYAFFLKRDLILAG; the protein is encoded by the coding sequence ATGGGGGAGCGGAGGGGACAGGATAACGGACCGACGCAGGGCGATCTAACAATGGAGGTTTACGATAGACCTCCGCCATACTCTGCAACTGACTTTGAGAAGAACTCGCCACCGGTACCTCCAAGAGGTGCTCCGGAAGTGCCCCCCAGAACACATGAAACTTCGCCCCCTGTTCCTCACAGGAATTACAACGTAGAGTCTTCGTCGGGCAAGACGAGTCTGCCAACTGCAGATCCAACGATGTTTTTCACAGGGAGATCCCACTTGGTACCGCTCCCTGCGAACGTGTCACGTCCCACGCAGACCAACAAGTTCTACGGGAATATGCTATTAGGAACGCAAAGACAGCCAGTCTGGACACATCCTTACTCGCTGTGGTATACCGGTGATGGCCTTGCATTTACACACATTAGAGAGGAGCAGAAGGTGTTGGGGGGTCCCGATGTCATCCCTCAGTACTATTTTTCCCCCGTTGGGATCAGATCCTTTATCCTAGGCGCTATGGAGTCCTCGGAACTGAACTTGCAAGTTGGGAAAACCACGCACATGTCCTGTGAAGTTACTCTATCCAACGGTGGCCCTGGTTACATTCGGGTGCCACTGGTTCAAGGGAGCGGCTTTATCACTGGAATATACAACAACTTTACACCAAAACTCAGTACCGCTGTCGGGTTCAGACAATTCAATGCAGTGAACTGGACCAACGACCTCGGCATCAAGAAATATCAAGTAATTTTGGAGGATGCCGTGACTTGGACAATATACTTGCAATCGACAGAACCAACTGTGGATTTAATCTTTTCGGACGCAAACACTATTGTCGCAAATCAGGCACCGGCCAACTGCACCTTGCAGGTAGTGGCTTCTACAAGCGGCAACATCGACCAGGCTGCAGGCTGCTACCCTGTTGGTTGCAATGTCACCACTAATGCTGTTTCCTCGGACAGCGCAAGTTACTCGCTTTCATACACTACTGAGGGTCACTCACAATCGGGTAAAACTTTGATGTATGCTATGCCACACCACCTCGATTACCTAGATTCGACGTTTGTAGACTCGTTTAGTGTGAACTTTCCCTTGGTCTCAACAGTATGTGGCACAATGGAAGGTTTCATCACCAATGAATTCAGCATGCAACAACTACCCTTGGTTTCCAAGTTGTCCTTTGAACCGTTTACGACGATTCCAGGACTGGATCAACCAAATTATAAGCCCGATGTATTGGCCAAAATTCTGGCAGCAGCACGTTCAGAAATTGCTAGCGCCAACGTCCCTGAGGAATCTAACCTGGACTCGATGTATTTTTCAGGTAAAGCACTGGCAAAGTATGCCTGGATGCTATACTGTTGCCATTTCATCTTAGGGGATGAGTCCCTGACACAACAACTGCTAAATTCATTGAAAGAAGCTATGAACCGATTCGTAACTAATCAACAAAAACTGCCTCTCATATACGACACCACATGGAAGGGGATCATATCATCAGGCGACAGTTCACAAGATTTTGGGAACTCGTACTACAATGACCACCACTTCCATTACTCGTATCATGTCATAGCGGCAGCAATTATCGTAAAGGTGGAGCTTTCTTTGAATAACAACGACTCCCCTTGGCTAGCGCAAAACAAAGATTGGGTCGAATTTTTGATTAGGGACTACGCCAATGCGTCTGCTGACGACCCTTTCTTTCCTCAGTTTAGATCCTTTGACTGGTTCAACGGACATTCTTGGGCAAAGGGACTTTTTGAGAGTGGGGACGGTAAAGACGAGGAATCAAGTTCTGAGGACGTGAATGCCTCATATGCACTGAAGCTTTGGGGAGAGGTCACCAAAAACAGCGATTTAGAGTTTCTCGGTTCAATCCAGCTATCCATCTTGGCCTCATCATTGAACCATTACTTTCTATACTCTGATGGTAATACCACTCTTCCCAAAAGCTTCATTCCAAATAAAGTTAGTGGAATCCTGTTCGAGAATAAAATAGACCATACGACGTATTTTGGGAATGAATTACAGTACATTCAAATGATCCATGCGATTCCCATTACTCCAGCTTCATCCTTCATTCGGACGCCAAAATTTGTTCGGGAAGAATGGGAGGAAAAGCTGGCACCCATTCTCAATAACGTCAACGATGGCTGGAAGGGAGTAATGATGTTGAACATGGCATTATTTGATCCAGCTGGTTCCTATGCGTTTTTTCTCAAGAGGGATTTAATTTTAGCTGGTTAG